A window from Dehalobacter sp. DCA encodes these proteins:
- a CDS encoding helix-turn-helix domain-containing protein gives MMSLLECFIVKINKQSSPEEIIIQMVEISKVFTHAVSVLTCKEFSIHINRALQYIKRYYAEKITLNQLARYLSLSPSYLSSQINKETHLTLAGNINKIRIEQSKDLLLNSNKPIKEIADAVGYNYQNHFNSIFKGIVGMTPLEFRKKGS, from the coding sequence ATGATGTCTCTGCTGGAGTGTTTTATTGTCAAGATAAATAAACAGAGTTCACCTGAAGAAATTATTATTCAAATGGTAGAAATCTCTAAAGTGTTTACACACGCCGTTTCTGTCTTAACCTGTAAGGAATTTTCGATCCATATAAACCGGGCCTTACAGTATATCAAACGTTATTATGCTGAAAAGATTACTTTAAATCAGCTGGCCAGGTATCTTAGCTTAAGCCCTTCATATCTTTCCAGTCAAATAAACAAAGAAACACACTTAACACTTGCAGGCAATATTAATAAAATCCGGATTGAGCAAAGCAAGGATCTTTTGCTGAATTCCAATAAGCCCATTAAGGAGATTGCTGATGCGGTGGGATATAACTATCAAAACCATTTTAATTCTATTTTTAAAGGCATAGTTGGGATGACCCCGCTAGAATTTCGAAAAAAGGGTTCTTAA